Below is a window of Picosynechococcus sp. PCC 7002 DNA.
TGAGGACACCACTTCAAAGGTGACTCGATTGACGAATTTCTCTGGCTTCGCCGTCGGTAAATCGAGCTGATAAACCAGCAGCCGATCAACCCGCAATAAGCGCTGGGCCTGTTCGAGGGCCATGCGTACCGTCACCATCAGATCTTGGTTTTGGTAGATGCGGTGGGTGACATTATTGAGGATTTTTTCTTGCTCTAGGCGCTGACTCAGCAACATATTGAGGGGCTGGTTTGGCACCACAACCTCATCCGGCGCTGTTTCTTGAATAGTCGGCGATCGCACAATCTCCAAGAGGCCCACCATCAGATCCGGCGGAATCGCAGAGCGTTGGGGCAAAATCTTTTTTCGCAGGGCCTTCAATTGGGGAAAGTCCACTTGACTACCGAGGAGGGTCGCAATCAGGGGGGCGATCGCCTGGGGATCGAACACCATAGAAATTTCATACTGTTCCCCTGGGGCTGACAGCGTATCCGGAGTAACTGCGGCGGGATCAATAGCCTTCGCCCACAGCAGGGCCGTAAAATCCGTTTCGATGAGGAGGTGAAAAACGTCGTAGTCGAGGGCCAACCCTGCCTCTTGTAACTGGGCACCACTGATGTATAGGCGATCCTGGGGGTCGATGCCAATGCCAAACCGCCGCCAAAGATGACACAGCTGTTGCAGCACATTCCAGGGGGCAGTCCAAGCAATATCGGGGGTAATGGCGTTAAGAATCATGAATTACGTCAAGAGACCAATCAGACAGACCTCGTTGCTGTCTAGCATGGCCCTAATTTTTGGCGGGAGCTTTAGATCTAAGCTTTTCTAAAGAAAGTTTATGGCAAGCTGAGGGGTTGCCGAAAGAATCTTCTTGTCTTGAAACGAAACGTGTCAAGGGCAGAGGATGATCAAGCCTGACTTGGCGACAGGTATTTTTTCGGTAGGATGATATCATACAAGGCTTTTGCCTTCCTTTCGCGCTCCTATTGTAGGTTTCGCCGATGTTCTATAGTTTTCAAAACCGCATCTCTGTCCCAGGGATTTCCCCATTGGCCCTGGGTTTCGCCTCTAGATCTTGTTTGGGTCTGGTGGGCTTAGTTGGACTATTAAGCTTGACGCTCCCCCAGGCGATCGCCCAAGCACCGCCCCAACTGACCTGTGATTATGCCGAGCCTCCCCAAGACCCAGCGATCACCCCAGAAATGTCTTGTATGCTCCGTTTTGATGCCATTGAAATTAATGGCCTAGAACCCTTAAGTTCCGGCCAACCCCCCAGCCGTTATTCTTGGTTTATGCGCCAAGCCGAAGACCGCACCGAATTACTAATTCCTTTGTTATTTAGGCAAAGTCCCACCCCCAGCACTTTGGATCTTTTGGTACTTGGTCAAAATGATGTGGCGGTAGCCCCTCTATTTAATCTGCGTATTTCCCAACAGGATTGGCAACGGAACCCCAATATCAAACAGTGGGCCAGTTATTATCCCGAAGTAGATGTCCTCCTGAACCTCAGTCAGCCCGTGGCGAGTAACGAAGCTGCAACATCGCCAGCATCGCCAACCCCAGAGACAATCACGCCACCCCCAAGCCTAGATACGACCCCAACCCCAAGCGAAGGGTTAGTTCCCGATGCGGGGATTCCTGCTTTACCTAGCATTCCTACCCTACCAGACGTGGAAAATGTGAGCCCCCCAGCAACCACAGCACCATAAAAAAGTTCCCATGACCCTTGGAAAAGCCATAGGAAACTATTTTTTATTTCTAAGTTACTAATCAGGCAACATTCAAGGTTTGGGGCCTAGGCTGAAGCTGAAACTTCTGGCTTAACGGCTTGGTTCAAAAGTTCCTGGAGTTCATCGCCTTCAATGACCTCTGTATCGAGGATTTTTTGGGAGATGGTTTCGAGTAAATTTCGGTTGGCCCGCAAAATGGCGATCGCCTGATCATGGGCAGTCTCGACAATTTCTTTCACCTCTGCATCGATGGCCTGGGCTGTCTCATCGCTGACCATGCGCCGGGGATTCATCATACTTTCACCGAGGAAATTATTTTGGGAACCCCGTTCATAGGCGAGGGGGCCGAGGACTTTGCTCATGCCGTAGGTGGTGACCATCCGTTCGGCGAGATCCGTGGCCCGTTGCAGATCGTTGGCGGCACCTGTGGTGATCGAACCAAAAACAATTTCTTCTGCGGAACGGCCTCCGAGTAGGGTGGCAATCTGGTCACGCATTTCCCGCTCATCCATCAAGAAACGGTCTTCTGTAGGCATTTGTAGGGTATAACCCAAGGCTGCCATTCCACGCGGCACAATGGAAATCTTGGCAACTCGGCCTCCCCCAGGCAACAAAGCACCAACAAGGGCATGACCGACTTCGTGATAGGCGACAATTTTCTTTTCTTTATCCGACAAAACCCGGCTTTTTTTCTCCAGGCCAGCGACAACCCGCTCAATTGCTTCCGAAAAATCCGCTTGGGTTACCTTATCACGCTTATTACGAGCCGCTAGCAAAGCTGCTTCGTTAACAAGGTTCGCCAAGTCAGCCCCCGCAAATCCAGGGGTACGGGTCGCAATTTCTTTTAAATTAACTTCATTGTCGAGTTGGACTTTGTTGGCGTAGATTTCAAGGATTTTTAGACGTCCGCCGAGATCCGGGCGATCCACCAAGACTTGACGGTCAAACCGTCCTGGGCGGAGCAGGGCAGGATCAAGGGTTTCGGGGCGGTTCGTTGCAGCTAGGACAATCACGGTGGCATCGCCCGCCGAAAAACCGTCCATTTCGGTTAAAAGCTGGTTGAGGGTTTGCTCCCGTTCGTCATTGCCCCCCATCATGCCGCCACTGGCCCGGGATTTGCCGATGGCATCTAATTCATCGATAAAGATAATACAAGGGGCTTTTTTCTTGGCTTGTTCAAAGAGATCCCGTACCCGGGCGGCACCGGCACCGACAAAGAGTTCAACAAATTCCGAACCCGAAATACTAAAGAATGGTACGCCAGCTTCACCAGCAACGGCCTTCGCCATGAGGGTTTTTCCGGTTCCCGGAGGGCCAACCAGTAATACCCCTTTGGGAATTTTGGCACCGATCGCCGTGTAGCGTTGGGGGGTTTTTAGAAATTCAACAATTTCCGTGAGTTCGGTTTTGGCTTCCTCGACACCAGCTACGTCATCAAAGGTGATTTTTGTGGCTTCTTCCTCAACGTAGACTTTTGCTTTGCTGCGGGTAAAGGAGAGTGCTCCCCCGGCTCCCCCGGCACCGCCAGCACTGCGCCCAATGAAAAATTGCCAGATTAAGACAAAAATAATCGGCGGGATCACCCAACCCAAGATATTGCCAAAGAAATTATTTTTTGGGGGAGGTGCGGCAAATTCAACGCCACTGGCTTCGAGACGCTTGGGCAAATCTAGGTCAAAAATGGGGGTGGTGCGGAGGATTGTGCCCTGTTGTTCTTCGCCTTCGGCTTTGAGTTGGTAACGGATTTCGCGATCGCCAACGGAAGCGCGGGCCACCTGACCATCTTCTACCTGATTGATGAAGAGACTGTAGGGCACCTGAGGGGTCGGATTACCAAACAAATTGGGGAAAAAGGCATTCACCAGGAAAAAAAGTCCCGTCAGCCACAACAAAATGGAGCCAATTTGCCTCGTCCGAGAGGGGGGTTTATCTTTGATGCTCATAGCAATGTTGTCCGCAGAAAGCTTTGTATTCCCCCATTGTAAAGATCGTTACATTTTTGATACAACGCGGTTAACCGAAATCAACGGTTCGGCTTCAGACGAGATCATTTGTGTTAGTGGGCTAGGGCTTGGCCAAGGTATTTAGGCGCT
It encodes the following:
- the ftsH4 gene encoding ATP-dependent zinc metalloprotease FtsH4; its protein translation is MSIKDKPPSRTRQIGSILLWLTGLFFLVNAFFPNLFGNPTPQVPYSLFINQVEDGQVARASVGDREIRYQLKAEGEEQQGTILRTTPIFDLDLPKRLEASGVEFAAPPPKNNFFGNILGWVIPPIIFVLIWQFFIGRSAGGAGGAGGALSFTRSKAKVYVEEEATKITFDDVAGVEEAKTELTEIVEFLKTPQRYTAIGAKIPKGVLLVGPPGTGKTLMAKAVAGEAGVPFFSISGSEFVELFVGAGAARVRDLFEQAKKKAPCIIFIDELDAIGKSRASGGMMGGNDEREQTLNQLLTEMDGFSAGDATVIVLAATNRPETLDPALLRPGRFDRQVLVDRPDLGGRLKILEIYANKVQLDNEVNLKEIATRTPGFAGADLANLVNEAALLAARNKRDKVTQADFSEAIERVVAGLEKKSRVLSDKEKKIVAYHEVGHALVGALLPGGGRVAKISIVPRGMAALGYTLQMPTEDRFLMDEREMRDQIATLLGGRSAEEIVFGSITTGAANDLQRATDLAERMVTTYGMSKVLGPLAYERGSQNNFLGESMMNPRRMVSDETAQAIDAEVKEIVETAHDQAIAILRANRNLLETISQKILDTEVIEGDELQELLNQAVKPEVSASA